ATGCCGGTGGCGGGCCCCTGAAAGGTCTTCACATAGGCCACGGGCAGGCGCATGTCCTCGAGCCGCAGAGCCTTCAGCGGCTTGAAGCCAAAGACATTGCCGATGATCGAGGCGGTCAGGTTGGCGATGGAGCCGCCTTCGAAGAGATCGAGATCATAGGCGATATAGGCAAAGAACTCGCCCTCGCTGTTGGGCACCGGGTCCACCCTGTAGGCCTTGGCGCGGTACTTGTCGCAGGCGGTGAGCCGGTCGGTCCAGACCACGGTCCAGGTGGCGGTGGAGCTTTCGCCCGCCACGGCGGCGGCGGCCTCGACCGCGTCCACACCGTCCTGCGGGGTGATGCGGAACAGCGCGATGATGTCGGTTTCCTTGGGCGTGTAATCCGGCTCCCAATAGCCCATCTGGGCATATTTCATCACGCCCGCGCTATAGCGCTTCTTGGCGTCGGTGACGGTCTTGGCGTTGTCCAGCATGGTGGTTTCCTCCTCTGGGGTCTGGTCAGGCCGCGTGGGCGGCGGCGATCCGGGGGGCGAGCGCGCCGCTGGCATAGCGGTGCGCCATTTCATCGAGCGAGATCGGCCTGATCTTGGCGGCCTGACCGGCGGTGCCGAAGCGCTCGAACCGGTCGATGCAGAGCTTGGTCAGCTCCTCCATCGCGGGGATGTTGAATTTGCGCGGGTCGAATTCCTCGGGCTTTTCCTGCGCGATCCGGCGGTACTGCCCGGTCATCGCCATGCGGCAATCGGTGTCGATATTCACCTTGCGCACGCCCATGCGGATGCCGTGCTCGATCTCCTCGACCGGCACGCCATAGGTCTGCGGCATGTGCCCGCCATGGGCGTTGATGAGATCCTGAAGATACTGCGGCACCGAAGAGGAGCCGTGCATCACCAGATGCGTGTTCGGCAGCTTCTCGTGGATGCCCTGGATGGTCTTCATCGACAGGATGTCGCCATCGGGCTTGCGGGTGAACTTGTAGGCGCCGTGCGAGGTGCCGCAGGCAATGGCCAGCGCATCGCATTTGGTGGCCAGCACGAACTCCACCGCCTGATCGGGATCGGTCAGAAGCTGGTCGTGCGACAGCTTGCCCTCGGCGCCCGAGCCGTCCTCCGCCGCCGCCTCGCCGGTCTCCAGCGAGCCCAGAACCCCCAGCTCGCCCTCGACCGAGGCGCCGACCGCATGGGCGGCTTCGGTCACCCGGCGGGTGATCTCGACGTTATACTCGTAGCTGGCGGGGGTCTTCATGTCCTCCTCCAGCGAGCCGTCCATCATCACGCTGGTGAAGCCGTGGCGGATCGCCGAGAGGCAGGTGGCGTCGTTGTTGCCATGGTCCTGATGCATCACGACGTGGTTGTCGGGATACATCTCGCACAGCGCCTCGACCATGTGGCGCAGCATCACGTCGCCGGCGTATTTCCGCGCCCCGCGCGAGGCTTGCAGGATCACCGGCGCGCCGGTGGTCTTCGCGGCCTCCATGATCGCGAGGCCCTGTTCCATGTTGTTGATGTTGAAGGCCGGCACGCCGTAGCTGTTCTCGGCGGCGTGATCCAGCAATTGTCTGAGCGTTATCAGTGCCATTCTCGGTCCTCCCTCAGGCCGCTTGCTTGGGCGCGCAAAGCGCCGCGATGCCGGGCAGCGTCTTGCCTTCCAGCCATTCCAGGAATGCCCCACCGGCGGTGGAGACATAGGTGAAGTCCTGCGTGACCCCTGCCGCGTTCAGCGCCGCCACGGTGTCGCCGCCGCCCGCGACGGTGACCGCGCGGCCCTCGTGGGACAGCGCCGCAGCCTTGCGCGCCACGGCCACCGTTGCCGCGTCGAAGGGCGGGATCTCGAAGGCGCCGAGCGGGCCGTTCCACAGGATCGTGTGGGCGTGGTTGAGCCGCGCCATGAAGGCCTCGGCGGATTGCGGGCCGGCATCGAGGATCATCGCATCAGAGGGGCAGCGGTCGGCGGGCAGGATCTCGTTCGCCGCGCCGGCCCTGAATTCGCGGGCCACCACCACATCCTCGGGCAGCAGGATCTCGCAGCCCGACGCTTCGGCCAGCGTCTCGATCTCGCGCACGGTGGCGATCTGGTCGGCCTCGTGCAGCGAGCGGCCCATCGGGCAGCCGCGCGCATAGAGAAAGGTGTTGGCCATGCCGCCGCCGATGATCACCGCGTCGAGCTTGCCCACGAGGTTCTTCAGCACCGCGATCTTCGACGACACCTTGGCCCCGCCCACCAGCGCCACCGAGGGGCGTTCGGGCGTCTCCAGCGCCGTTGTCAGCGCGTTGATTTCCTCCAGCAGCAGCGGGCCGGCATAGGCGGGCAGGCGCCCGGCAATGGCGGCGGTGGAGGCATGCGCCCGGTGTGCACAGGAAAACGCGTCGTTGACGTAGAGATCACCCAGCCGGGCGAGCTCCGCCGCGAAGCCCGCGTCATTCGTCGTCTCGCCGGGGTTATAGCGCAGGTTCTCGCAAAGCAGCACCTCGCCGTCGCGCAGGCTTTCGGAGAGGATCACCGCGCTTTCGGTGGCACAGTTGTCGGAAAACCGCACCGGCACGCCCAGCGCGTCCGACAGGGCAGGGCGCAGCTTGTCCACCGAAAAGGCAGGGTCCAGTTCGCCCGGTTTCGGGCGCCCGAAATGGGTCAGGATCACCAGCCGCGCGCCCTTTTCCAGCAGCGGCCTCATGCCCGCGGCAAAGCGCGCGATGCGGGTGGCATCGGTGACGCGGCTCTTTTCGACGGGCACGTTCAGATCGGCGCGCACCAGCAGGCGCTTGCCCGCCACATTCGCCTCGGTGATCGGGGTGATGCGCATCAGATGGGCCCTCCCATCGCCACGGCCGTATCGGCCATGCGGTTGGAGAAGCCCCATTCGTTGTCATACCACGACAGGATGCGGACCATGCGCCCATCCATCACCTTGGTCTGGTCCATGTGAAAGACCGAGCTGTGCGGGTTGTGGTTGAAGTCGATGGAGACGTTGGGTTCGTCGGTGTAGCCGAGGATGCCCTTCAGCGGTCCGTCGGCAGCGGCGCGGATCGCGGCGTTCACCTCCTCGACGGACGTGTCTTTCGCCGCCTCGAACACCAGATCCACCACCGAGACATTCGGCGTCGGCACCCGGATCGCCACGCCATCGAGCTTGCCATTGAGCTCCGGAAGCACGAGGCCCACGGCCTTGGCCGCACCCGTGCTGGTGGGGATCATCGACAGGGCGGCGGCGCGGGCGCGGTAGAGATCCTTGTGCATCGTGTCCAGCGTTGGCTGGTCGCCGGTGTAGGAGTGGATCGTGGTCATGAAGCCCTTTTCGATGCCGATGGCGTCGTTCAGCGCCTTGGCCACGGGCGACAGGCAATTGGTGGTGCAGGAGGCGTTTGAGACGACCTTGTCCGCCGCCGTCAGCGTGCCGTGGTTGACGCCGAACACGATGGTCTTGTCG
The window above is part of the Salipiger abyssi genome. Proteins encoded here:
- the gap gene encoding type I glyceraldehyde-3-phosphate dehydrogenase, which produces MTVTVAINGFGRIGRNVLRAIAESGRSDIEVIAINDLGPVETNAHLLRYDSVHGRFPGEVTVSGDSIDLGRGPIKVTALRDPRELPWGDVDIALECTGIFTDRDKAALHLENGSKRVLVSAPASGADKTIVFGVNHGTLTAADKVVSNASCTTNCLSPVAKALNDAIGIEKGFMTTIHSYTGDQPTLDTMHKDLYRARAAALSMIPTSTGAAKAVGLVLPELNGKLDGVAIRVPTPNVSVVDLVFEAAKDTSVEEVNAAIRAAADGPLKGILGYTDEPNVSIDFNHNPHSSVFHMDQTKVMDGRMVRILSWYDNEWGFSNRMADTAVAMGGPI
- a CDS encoding phosphoglycerate kinase, with the protein product MRITPITEANVAGKRLLVRADLNVPVEKSRVTDATRIARFAAGMRPLLEKGARLVILTHFGRPKPGELDPAFSVDKLRPALSDALGVPVRFSDNCATESAVILSESLRDGEVLLCENLRYNPGETTNDAGFAAELARLGDLYVNDAFSCAHRAHASTAAIAGRLPAYAGPLLLEEINALTTALETPERPSVALVGGAKVSSKIAVLKNLVGKLDAVIIGGGMANTFLYARGCPMGRSLHEADQIATVREIETLAEASGCEILLPEDVVVAREFRAGAANEILPADRCPSDAMILDAGPQSAEAFMARLNHAHTILWNGPLGAFEIPPFDAATVAVARKAAALSHEGRAVTVAGGGDTVAALNAAGVTQDFTYVSTAGGAFLEWLEGKTLPGIAALCAPKQAA
- the fba gene encoding class II fructose-bisphosphate aldolase (catalyzes the reversible aldol condensation of dihydroxyacetonephosphate and glyceraldehyde 3-phosphate in the Calvin cycle, glycolysis, and/or gluconeogenesis): MALITLRQLLDHAAENSYGVPAFNINNMEQGLAIMEAAKTTGAPVILQASRGARKYAGDVMLRHMVEALCEMYPDNHVVMHQDHGNNDATCLSAIRHGFTSVMMDGSLEEDMKTPASYEYNVEITRRVTEAAHAVGASVEGELGVLGSLETGEAAAEDGSGAEGKLSHDQLLTDPDQAVEFVLATKCDALAIACGTSHGAYKFTRKPDGDILSMKTIQGIHEKLPNTHLVMHGSSSVPQYLQDLINAHGGHMPQTYGVPVEEIEHGIRMGVRKVNIDTDCRMAMTGQYRRIAQEKPEEFDPRKFNIPAMEELTKLCIDRFERFGTAGQAAKIRPISLDEMAHRYASGALAPRIAAAHAA